The proteins below come from a single Larimichthys crocea isolate SSNF chromosome II, L_crocea_2.0, whole genome shotgun sequence genomic window:
- the crfb16 gene encoding interleukin-20 receptor subunit beta, with product MNSLVMRLRHTAHLLLVGMMTNYVWMLPAPSRVSMESVGMRHVLKWCPLQASCDAAVLYSVQFQGEFELSVLNGSWVDAPECQQTPHAHCDLTFDLGSDSDYNLRVRAQCESQRSAWTELSAPFNRRDTVLMAPEMAVTAVGDTLHVTFDELPLTAVVMVTVWKTGEDLQAAVYPMPAEQKLFHLDALQEGAVYCVTAQTVMGSNLHSSSTDTQCVPITGPDAAWKKPTTVTVTVIFVAALLFSVFWSFIHCRPDACQTYFHKEPLPHSLKPDWDFSTPMSPEEAELCEAIHVVPSAD from the exons ATGTGTGGATGCTGCCAGCTCCCAGCAGAGTTTCCATGGAGTCCGTTGGCATGAGACACGTCCTGAAGTGGTGCCCCCTGCAGGCGTCCTGCGACGCTGCAGTCCTGTACTCTGTTCAGTTCCAGGG GGAGTTCGAGCTGTCGGTCCTGAACGGCAGCTGGGTCGACGCTCCTGAGTGTCAGCAGACTCCTCACGCTCACTGTgacctgacctttgacctgggCTCCGACTCCGACTACAACCTGCGCGTCAGAGCGCAGTGCGAGTCTCAGAGGTCGGCCTGGACCGAACTCAGCGCACCGTTCAACCGCAGAGACA CGGTCCTGATGGCGCCCGAGATGGCGGTGACGGCGGTGGGCGACACCCTTCACGTGACGTTCGACGAGCTTCCTCTCACTGCTGTCGTCATGGTGACGGTGTGGAAGACAGGCGAAGATCTGCAG GCCGCCGTGTACCCGATGCCAGCTGAGCAGAAGCTGTTCCACCTGGACGCCCTGCAGGAGGGAGCGGTGTACTGCGTCACGGCTCAGACCGTCATGGGCTCCAacctgcacagcagcagcactgacacCCAGTGTGTGCCCATCACAG GTCCAGACGCTGCGTGGAAGAAGCCGACCACcgtgactgtgactgtgatctTCGTGGCAGCTCtcctgttctctgtgttctggTCCTTCATTCACTGCCGTCCAGACGCCTGTCAAACGTATTTCCACAAAGAGCCGCTGCCCCACTCGCTG AAACCTGATTGGGACTTTTCCACCCCGATGAGCCCTGAGGAGGCGGAGCTTTGTGAGGCGATCCACGTGGTGCCGAGCGCCGACTGA